A genome region from Fervidobacterium changbaicum includes the following:
- a CDS encoding sodium:proton antiporter — protein sequence MIYYIVFILIGIGLYGIVSQKNLFKQLVSLTIIDTAVNIFIVSLGYLQGGEAPIYSAVTPLANFVDPLPQALVLTAIVIGVGTLAVASMLLVHIHEEYSSVDAEEIRAAKEVIE from the coding sequence TGATAGGAATTGGACTGTACGGCATAGTCTCCCAGAAGAATCTGTTCAAACAGCTCGTTTCGTTAACGATAATAGACACCGCGGTAAATATCTTCATAGTATCTCTCGGTTATCTGCAAGGTGGAGAAGCACCTATTTATTCTGCAGTTACACCACTTGCTAATTTCGTCGACCCACTTCCACAAGCCCTTGTTCTTACAGCAATCGTTATAGGTGTCGGGACATTGGCAGTTGCTTCCATGCTTTTGGTGCACATCCATGAAGAATACTCCTCAGTCGATGCCGAAGAAATTCGCGCAGCAAAGGAAGTGATAGAATGA